One Pararhizobium sp. IMCC3301 DNA segment encodes these proteins:
- the dusA gene encoding tRNA dihydrouridine(20/20a) synthase DusA, whose protein sequence is MTLTNARTFSIAPMMDWTDRWCRSFHRILSRKALLYTEMIVAEAILHGDRDRHLLIPQGQNPVALQLGGSDPAKLAEAARIAADYGYDEINLNVGCPSDRVQSGTFGACLMRSPQLVAACVSAMKNAVDLPVTVKCRLGVDDQDIETALDDLADACVEQGVDGLWVHARKAWLDGLSPKENRDIPPLDYDRVYRLKQRLGHLFIGINGGIQNLTEASSHLSHVDGVMLGRAAYHQPALLFGVDHGFYGEAAVAEDRHGAVRRMYPIIEQHLQSGGRLNQITRHMIGMFHGVAGARAYRRILSCEAARPSAGIEVVEAALAAVPKSQPDLIHLPEDLAVLA, encoded by the coding sequence ATGACCTTAACTAACGCACGCACATTCTCCATCGCCCCCATGATGGACTGGACGGACCGCTGGTGCCGGTCGTTTCACCGCATCCTGTCGCGCAAGGCGTTGCTGTATACCGAGATGATTGTTGCCGAGGCCATTCTGCATGGCGACCGTGATCGTCATCTGCTGATTCCGCAGGGGCAGAACCCGGTGGCGCTGCAATTGGGCGGCTCGGACCCGGCCAAACTGGCTGAGGCCGCGCGTATTGCCGCAGATTATGGCTATGACGAGATCAATCTGAATGTCGGCTGTCCGTCCGACAGGGTCCAGTCCGGCACATTCGGTGCCTGTCTGATGCGCTCGCCGCAACTGGTGGCCGCCTGTGTCAGCGCCATGAAGAATGCTGTCGATTTGCCGGTGACGGTAAAATGCCGCCTCGGCGTTGATGATCAGGATATCGAAACTGCGCTTGATGATCTGGCGGATGCCTGCGTTGAGCAAGGTGTCGACGGGCTTTGGGTGCATGCGCGCAAAGCCTGGCTGGATGGTTTGTCACCAAAGGAGAACAGGGATATTCCGCCTCTGGATTATGACCGGGTCTACCGGTTGAAACAAAGACTGGGACATCTGTTCATCGGCATCAATGGCGGCATTCAGAACCTGACTGAGGCCAGCAGCCATCTATCCCATGTCGACGGCGTGATGCTCGGCCGGGCGGCCTATCACCAGCCAGCACTGCTGTTCGGCGTTGACCATGGTTTTTATGGCGAAGCGGCTGTTGCCGAAGACCGCCACGGCGCGGTTCGCCGCATGTATCCGATCATTGAACAGCATCTGCAGTCGGGCGGTCGGCTGAACCAGATCACCCGTCATATGATCGGCATGTTCCATGGCGTTGCAGGCGCGCGGGCCTATCGCCGTATCCTAAGTTGCGAAGCGGCCAGGCCATCGGCGGGTATCGAAGTGGTTGAAGCCGCTCTCGCTGCTGTACCGAAAAGTCAACCTGATCTGATACATCTGCCGGAAGATTTGGCGGTGCTTGCCTGA